A single Natrinema pellirubrum DSM 15624 DNA region contains:
- a CDS encoding ABC transporter permease, which yields MSVRKSATTSVRRIATLASTTARPTTERERERRRIAVLCLPFFVLAIVAGFVPLAMLVRISLAEDTIWMEGWSLGAWETLVTTPTYRRVAWNTLWFVGLATAVSVALGVAVAHALEKYDLPAERVVVAAVSFPIALPGIVVAYLITVLLGNQGVVTNAIATVTGASAFDLASATAITGLFLGYVYSLLPRATMVLRGTYAEVNAQAEEAARALGASRWETFYHVTLPEIKPGIAAAAILTFRSGLAIFGTVLILQSHQVVTLQIHNEVSVGSYAPDVAAAIGLVYVVFIVAFTFVGLRFVDDAVEV from the coding sequence ATGTCGGTCCGGAAATCGGCGACAACGTCGGTCCGGCGCATCGCGACGCTCGCGTCGACGACCGCCCGTCCGACGACCGAACGCGAGCGCGAGCGCCGGCGGATCGCGGTCCTCTGTCTCCCCTTCTTCGTACTCGCGATCGTCGCGGGCTTTGTCCCGCTGGCGATGCTCGTCCGGATCAGCCTCGCGGAGGACACGATCTGGATGGAGGGCTGGTCGCTCGGGGCCTGGGAGACGCTCGTGACGACCCCGACGTACCGACGGGTCGCCTGGAACACGCTGTGGTTCGTCGGGCTGGCGACGGCAGTCAGCGTCGCGCTCGGGGTCGCCGTCGCACACGCCCTCGAGAAGTACGACTTGCCGGCGGAGCGGGTCGTCGTCGCGGCGGTGTCGTTTCCCATCGCGCTGCCGGGGATCGTCGTCGCCTACCTCATCACGGTCCTGCTCGGCAACCAGGGAGTGGTCACCAACGCGATCGCGACCGTGACCGGTGCGAGCGCGTTCGATCTCGCGAGCGCGACGGCGATCACCGGCCTCTTTCTGGGCTACGTCTACTCGCTGTTGCCGCGGGCGACGATGGTGCTTCGGGGGACCTACGCGGAAGTCAACGCACAGGCCGAGGAGGCGGCCCGCGCACTCGGTGCCAGCCGCTGGGAGACGTTCTATCACGTGACCCTCCCCGAGATCAAGCCGGGTATCGCCGCCGCCGCGATCCTCACCTTCCGCTCGGGGCTCGCCATCTTCGGGACGGTACTCATCCTGCAGAGCCACCAGGTCGTAACGCTGCAGATACACAACGAGGTCAGCGTCGGCTCGTACGCCCCCGACGTGGCGGCCGCGATCGGGCTCGTCTACGTGGTCTTCATCGTCGCGTTCACGTTCGTCGGGCTGCGGTTCGTCGACGACGCGGTGGAGGTCTGA
- a CDS encoding ABC transporter ATP-binding protein gives MSDVTLESLTKAYGDEVAVDGIDLTIRDGEILGVVGPSGCGKTTTLRTIAGFETPTQGRVLFDGVDVTHVPPEERNVGLVFQSYALFDTMTVRENVAFGPKMQGVPKAERRERADELLAMLDIAELADRRPTTLSGGQQQRVGLARALAIEPHVLLLDEPMTGLDAELKTRLRDEIGDLLADLEVTALYVTHDQEEAMAMCDRIAVLADGTLEQVGPPAEIYRRPENPFVANFVGSSTLLEGVAENGHVDLGFTELPVAAETNGSVRVAARPAAFELGEGSLEADLTDVTYLGDRTRLTATLPDDTTVTLHAHGIDGYRVGDSVGLSIDEQRVHVLE, from the coding sequence GTGAGTGACGTCACCCTCGAGTCACTGACGAAGGCCTACGGCGACGAGGTGGCCGTCGACGGGATCGATCTGACGATCCGGGACGGCGAAATCCTCGGGGTCGTTGGCCCCTCGGGCTGTGGAAAGACGACGACGTTGCGGACCATCGCCGGCTTCGAGACGCCGACGCAGGGCCGGGTGCTGTTCGACGGGGTCGACGTGACACACGTCCCACCCGAAGAGCGCAACGTCGGTCTGGTCTTCCAGTCCTACGCCCTGTTCGACACCATGACCGTCCGCGAGAACGTCGCGTTCGGGCCGAAGATGCAGGGGGTCCCGAAAGCCGAGCGCCGCGAGCGTGCCGACGAACTGCTCGCCATGCTCGATATCGCCGAACTGGCCGACCGCCGGCCGACGACGCTGTCGGGCGGCCAACAACAGCGGGTCGGCCTCGCGCGTGCGCTCGCGATCGAACCTCACGTCCTCCTGCTCGACGAGCCGATGACGGGGTTGGACGCCGAACTCAAGACCCGGCTGCGCGACGAGATCGGCGACCTGCTGGCCGATCTCGAGGTGACCGCTCTCTACGTCACCCACGACCAGGAGGAGGCGATGGCGATGTGCGATCGGATCGCGGTGCTGGCCGACGGCACGCTCGAGCAGGTCGGCCCGCCTGCGGAGATCTACCGCCGACCCGAAAATCCCTTCGTCGCGAACTTCGTCGGGAGTTCGACCCTGCTCGAGGGCGTCGCCGAGAACGGCCACGTCGATCTGGGCTTTACCGAACTGCCCGTGGCGGCCGAGACGAACGGCTCGGTGCGGGTCGCGGCCCGGCCCGCCGCGTTCGAACTCGGCGAGGGGTCGCTCGAGGCAGACCTGACCGACGTGACGTATCTCGGGGACCGGACCCGGCTCACGGCGACGCTGCCCGACGACACGACGGTGACGCTGCACGCCCACGGGATCGACGGCTACCGGGTCGGCGACTCCGTCGGGCTCTCGATCGACGAGCAGCGGGTCCACGTCCTCGAGTGA
- a CDS encoding halocin C8-like domain-containing protein → MSDESQDSEFNRRDILKTGAITGIASVGLIGVSGVGSATGDGELNSGDIDDLNVIDTNKLSESETEDALEVVKRSEIGNPFVDDVKDKHGLEEAGAFATQVITSNESINEKNPVVIIFGLKPKEETHKAGIIYAVTVDGESGGRNTAIARGMVSTEQAMDSGVSEVMDYAPDGENGAKSNGTYEVEPSSDNLSTQSFHDTIGQETCIAIIVTACEKFGDNIQRSQCAGVCTSVGPSGPVGYTACLAFCAAAVEVIQRHGCSAGGSALCSYIFD, encoded by the coding sequence ATGTCTGACGAGAGTCAAGATAGCGAGTTCAATCGGAGAGACATACTCAAAACAGGCGCGATAACCGGTATTGCGTCAGTCGGATTAATCGGAGTTAGCGGAGTTGGGAGCGCCACTGGTGACGGAGAATTGAATAGTGGAGATATTGATGATCTCAACGTTATTGATACGAACAAACTTTCCGAAAGCGAAACCGAAGATGCATTAGAAGTGGTGAAACGCTCCGAAATCGGGAATCCGTTTGTTGATGATGTTAAGGACAAACACGGCCTAGAAGAGGCAGGAGCGTTCGCAACGCAAGTAATCACTAGTAACGAATCAATTAACGAGAAAAATCCGGTCGTCATAATTTTTGGTCTCAAACCTAAAGAAGAGACTCATAAGGCGGGGATAATCTATGCCGTTACTGTCGATGGCGAATCGGGTGGTCGTAACACGGCCATTGCTCGAGGTATGGTTAGTACCGAACAGGCCATGGATTCAGGGGTGTCTGAAGTAATGGACTATGCTCCAGATGGCGAAAACGGAGCAAAAAGCAATGGTACGTACGAGGTGGAGCCTTCGTCCGATAACTTGTCCACGCAGAGCTTCCATGACACAATTGGTCAAGAAACATGTATTGCGATAATTGTGACGGCTTGCGAAAAGTTCGGAGATAACATTCAACGAAGCCAGTGTGCGGGCGTCTGTACCTCAGTTGGACCTAGCGGTCCTGTCGGGTATACCGCTTGCCTAGCGTTCTGTGCTGCTGCCGTAGAGGTAATTCAGCGACATGGCTGCTCTGCTGGTGGATCCGCACTTTGTAGTTATATATTTGATTAA
- a CDS encoding ATP synthase subunit B, translated as MKEYQTITEISGPLVFAEVDEPVGYDEIVEIETEDGRTLRGQVLESSEGIVSIQVFEGTGGIDRNASVRFLGETMKMPVTEDLLGRVLDGSGNPIDGGPEIVPDKRQDIVGKAINPYSREYPEEFIQTGVSAIDGMNTLVRGQKLPIFSGSGLPHNELALQIARQATVPEEDEEGEGSEFAVIFGAMGITQEEANEFMDDFERTGALERSVVFMNLADDPAVERQVTPRLALTTAEYLAFEKDYHVLVILTDMTNYCEALREIGAAREEVPGRRGYPGYMYTDLAQLYERAGRIEGKEGSVTQIPILTMPGDDDTHPIPDLTGYITEGQIMMDRDLNSQGIEPPVNVLPSLSRLMDDGIGEGLTREDHGDVSDQMYAAYAEGEDLRDLVNIVGREALSERDNKFLDFADRFEAEFVQQGYDTNRSIDDTLELGWDLLSDLPKEELNRIDEDLIAEHYREDESAEAVQAD; from the coding sequence GGGTACGACGAGATCGTCGAGATCGAGACCGAGGACGGACGGACGCTGCGCGGCCAGGTACTGGAATCGAGCGAGGGTATCGTCTCGATCCAGGTGTTCGAAGGGACGGGCGGGATCGACCGCAACGCCTCCGTTCGCTTCCTGGGCGAGACGATGAAGATGCCCGTCACCGAGGACCTCCTCGGGCGGGTGCTGGACGGTTCCGGGAACCCGATCGACGGCGGCCCGGAGATCGTCCCCGACAAGCGACAGGACATCGTCGGCAAGGCGATCAACCCATACTCCCGGGAGTACCCCGAGGAGTTCATCCAGACCGGCGTCTCCGCCATCGACGGCATGAACACGCTGGTCCGGGGTCAGAAGCTGCCGATCTTCTCCGGATCCGGCCTGCCCCACAACGAACTCGCCCTGCAGATCGCCCGTCAGGCGACGGTGCCCGAGGAAGACGAAGAAGGCGAGGGCTCGGAGTTCGCCGTCATCTTCGGCGCGATGGGGATCACCCAGGAAGAGGCAAACGAGTTCATGGACGACTTCGAGCGCACGGGCGCGCTTGAGCGGTCGGTCGTCTTCATGAACCTCGCGGACGACCCGGCAGTCGAGCGCCAGGTCACCCCGCGACTCGCCTTGACCACGGCCGAGTACCTGGCCTTCGAGAAGGATTACCACGTGCTGGTCATCCTGACGGACATGACCAACTACTGTGAGGCACTGCGCGAGATCGGTGCCGCACGTGAGGAGGTCCCGGGCCGCCGTGGCTACCCCGGCTACATGTACACCGACCTGGCACAGCTCTACGAGCGCGCCGGTCGAATCGAGGGCAAAGAGGGCTCGGTCACGCAGATCCCGATCCTGACGATGCCCGGCGACGACGACACGCACCCGATTCCGGACCTGACTGGCTACATTACCGAGGGCCAGATCATGATGGACCGGGACTTAAACAGTCAGGGCATCGAACCGCCGGTCAACGTCCTGCCCAGCCTCTCGCGGCTGATGGACGACGGGATCGGCGAGGGCCTGACCCGCGAAGACCACGGCGACGTCTCCGACCAGATGTACGCCGCCTACGCGGAGGGTGAGGACCTGCGCGACCTCGTGAACATCGTCGGTCGCGAGGCGCTGTCCGAGCGTGACAACAAGTTCCTCGACTTCGCCGACCGCTTCGAGGCGGAGTTCGTCCAGCAGGGGTACGACACCAACCGCTCGATCGACGACACCCTCGAACTCGGCTGGGACCTCCTCTCGGACCTCCCGAAGGAGGAACTCAACCGGATCGACGAGGACCTCATCGCGGAACACTACCGCGAAGACGAATCGGCCGAAGCCGTGCAGGCCGACTGA
- a CDS encoding PH domain-containing protein — protein sequence MNRLHPSVRVVWGVKWILFGVGVGIVTSFVTGFDTHVISIVTVTSIIGIAVASLRYRAFRYELRDDGIYLRRGILTQKETVIPVGSVQQIDVDKPLLDRPFGLVHVQIYTAGTFGGRSTIPGIKLDTAIDLANRLDRLARGNSDI from the coding sequence ATGAACCGATTGCATCCTAGTGTTCGAGTTGTCTGGGGAGTAAAATGGATCCTATTCGGCGTTGGTGTTGGAATAGTCACCTCGTTCGTCACCGGCTTTGACACGCACGTCATTTCAATCGTGACTGTGACCTCTATCATCGGTATCGCGGTCGCTAGCCTTCGTTATCGAGCGTTCCGATACGAACTCCGCGACGACGGTATATACCTTCGACGCGGTATACTCACCCAGAAAGAGACGGTCATCCCAGTCGGTAGTGTTCAGCAGATCGATGTCGACAAACCACTTCTAGACAGACCCTTTGGGCTCGTTCACGTACAGATCTACACTGCAGGGACGTTTGGGGGTCGAAGTACGATCCCCGGGATCAAATTGGACACTGCGATCGATCTCGCGAATCGACTCGACCGACTCGCAAGGGGAAATTCTGACATATGA
- a CDS encoding long-chain-fatty-acid--CoA ligase, whose translation MHKPLLVPEFLDRARTHYSDDEAVVATTGERFTYDDLGERADRFAAALQARGIEKGDRVAVLDPNTHYHLEAAYGSMQTGAVHTPLNYRLTPDDFKYILSDAGVDAIYADYEYADRIEAIRDDVPTETFITNDADAVEGDWESFDAVLEDAGPEYDRPEMSEDEIITINYTSGTTGDPKGVCRTHRCETIHAYLLVGHQEITDDDTYLWTLPMFHANGWGHIFAVTGIGATHVCTRGVDAAEIFETVRAEDVSYMCGAPTVLNMLIDYYRDHEPETTGEADVRLATAGSAPPEATIRTVEDEFGWYLKHVYGATETGPLITTSDARRHFQADSDDRFRIKKRQGLAYLGTEIRVVDEDGADVPRDDETLGEVVVRGNQIMEKYWNKPEATEEAFTDRVEGYYHTGDLATVDENGMIAIQDRKKDIIISGGENISSIELEDTLFDHEAVADAAVIPAPSDEWGETPKAFVVPSNGDPNDPPVSAEELTEFTREQLAGYKAVRRIEYVNELPTTATGKVQKYELRQEEWDDEERMVGQG comes from the coding sequence ATGCACAAACCATTGCTCGTTCCGGAGTTCCTCGACCGGGCGCGGACCCATTACAGCGACGACGAGGCCGTCGTGGCGACGACGGGCGAACGGTTCACCTACGACGACCTCGGCGAGCGCGCCGATCGGTTCGCGGCGGCGCTGCAAGCACGGGGGATCGAGAAGGGCGACCGCGTGGCCGTGCTGGATCCGAACACCCACTACCACCTCGAGGCGGCGTACGGAAGCATGCAGACCGGGGCGGTCCACACGCCGCTGAACTATCGGCTCACGCCCGATGACTTCAAGTACATCCTCTCGGACGCGGGCGTGGATGCGATCTACGCCGACTACGAGTACGCCGACAGGATCGAGGCGATCCGCGACGACGTGCCGACCGAGACGTTCATTACGAACGACGCTGATGCCGTCGAGGGCGACTGGGAGAGCTTCGACGCCGTCCTCGAGGACGCGGGTCCCGAGTACGACCGCCCCGAGATGAGCGAGGACGAGATCATCACGATCAACTACACCTCGGGGACGACGGGGGATCCGAAGGGGGTCTGTCGCACGCATCGTTGCGAGACCATCCACGCCTACTTGCTGGTCGGCCATCAGGAAATCACCGACGACGACACCTACCTGTGGACGCTGCCGATGTTCCACGCGAACGGCTGGGGACACATCTTCGCGGTGACGGGCATCGGCGCGACCCACGTCTGTACGCGCGGGGTCGACGCCGCGGAGATCTTCGAGACGGTCCGGGCCGAGGACGTCTCGTACATGTGTGGCGCACCGACGGTGCTGAACATGCTGATCGACTACTATCGGGACCACGAACCGGAGACGACCGGCGAGGCCGACGTTCGGCTCGCGACCGCGGGCTCGGCCCCGCCGGAGGCGACCATCCGGACCGTCGAGGACGAGTTCGGCTGGTACCTGAAACACGTCTACGGCGCGACCGAGACGGGGCCGCTGATCACCACCTCCGACGCGCGCCGGCACTTCCAGGCGGACAGCGACGACCGGTTCCGGATCAAGAAACGGCAGGGGCTGGCCTATCTGGGCACCGAGATCCGCGTCGTCGACGAGGACGGCGCGGACGTTCCCCGGGACGACGAGACGCTCGGCGAAGTCGTCGTCCGGGGCAACCAGATCATGGAGAAGTACTGGAACAAGCCCGAGGCGACCGAGGAGGCCTTCACCGACCGCGTCGAGGGCTACTACCACACCGGCGACCTCGCGACAGTCGACGAGAACGGCATGATCGCGATTCAGGACCGCAAGAAAGACATCATCATCTCGGGCGGGGAGAACATCTCGAGCATCGAACTCGAGGACACGCTGTTCGATCACGAGGCGGTCGCGGACGCGGCCGTGATCCCGGCACCGAGCGACGAGTGGGGCGAGACGCCGAAGGCCTTCGTCGTGCCGTCGAACGGTGATCCAAACGACCCGCCGGTCTCGGCCGAGGAACTGACCGAGTTCACCCGCGAGCAGCTCGCGGGGTACAAGGCCGTCCGGCGGATCGAGTACGTCAACGAGTTGCCGACGACCGCGACCGGCAAGGTCCAGAAGTACGAACTTCGCCAGGAGGAGTGGGACGACGAAGAGCGGATGGTCGGACAGGGCTGA
- a CDS encoding extracellular solute-binding protein, producing the protein MSDPTGTTRRAVLSSGAAAGTAAMAGCLSDLTGGGSGQTFTVGHGEYETEVDSAAFPDELQIYCVQTGWSNWGAVMEAFEDEYDLPLYDAQGSSGEALEDMRANARNPTHSAYNGGYSFGLEAMNDELTTDYKPANWDVVPDDLKTDNGHVTATRQMTTAVTYRADVYEERGLDAPETWEDLKHPDIAQDLAFTPPHTANGQASALSVNRAYGGDLDNLDPVIEYHEEIADHGADFRRNVEGPMTSGEISTVIEYDYTGLNLKYNNDEFDENQIEVAILEGPEGEPGAMSVPYGYALLRNAPNPEAAKLFMDYVLTEDCQELFFDAYVRPIRANELDQPDEFPDQSSYEAAGFTVDQETLVENQTDIQEELVERTPLQGAQ; encoded by the coding sequence ATGTCCGACCCGACAGGGACGACACGACGCGCAGTGCTTTCGAGTGGGGCCGCCGCCGGGACCGCCGCGATGGCGGGCTGTCTGAGCGACCTGACCGGCGGTGGGAGCGGGCAGACGTTCACGGTCGGCCACGGCGAGTACGAGACCGAGGTCGACTCCGCGGCGTTCCCCGACGAACTGCAGATCTACTGCGTCCAGACCGGCTGGTCGAACTGGGGTGCCGTCATGGAGGCGTTCGAAGACGAGTACGACCTCCCGCTGTACGACGCGCAGGGTTCCTCCGGCGAGGCCCTCGAGGACATGCGGGCCAACGCTCGGAACCCAACCCACTCGGCGTACAACGGCGGCTACTCGTTCGGCCTCGAGGCGATGAACGACGAACTGACGACCGACTACAAGCCGGCCAACTGGGATGTCGTCCCCGACGATCTGAAGACCGACAACGGACACGTGACCGCGACCCGGCAGATGACGACCGCGGTGACCTACCGGGCCGACGTCTACGAGGAGCGGGGACTAGACGCCCCCGAAACGTGGGAGGACCTGAAACACCCCGACATCGCACAGGACCTGGCGTTCACGCCGCCACACACCGCCAACGGACAGGCGTCGGCGCTGTCGGTCAACCGGGCCTACGGCGGCGACCTCGACAATCTCGATCCGGTCATCGAGTACCACGAGGAGATCGCCGACCACGGCGCGGACTTCCGGCGTAACGTCGAGGGGCCGATGACCAGCGGCGAGATCTCGACCGTCATCGAGTACGACTACACCGGGCTGAACCTCAAGTACAACAACGACGAGTTCGACGAGAACCAGATCGAGGTCGCGATCCTCGAGGGGCCCGAGGGCGAGCCGGGCGCGATGAGCGTCCCCTACGGCTACGCCCTCCTGCGGAACGCGCCCAACCCCGAGGCGGCGAAACTGTTCATGGACTACGTCCTAACCGAGGACTGTCAGGAGCTGTTTTTCGACGCCTACGTCCGCCCGATCCGAGCGAACGAACTCGACCAGCCCGACGAGTTCCCCGACCAGTCGTCCTACGAGGCGGCGGGCTTTACCGTCGATCAGGAGACCCTCGTCGAGAACCAGACCGACATTCAGGAGGAACTCGTCGAGCGAACCCCGCTGCAGGGAGCCCAGTGA
- a CDS encoding ABC transporter permease, whose protein sequence is MTGDTPPRADDGSSAAENADSTAAASTTRLDGGSATGARNRRWSRSGRALSTLFGRPIVAVVVAVVTAFLTVPVLVAFVSSFAESGSGVLPTGFVTFDHWRKVLGFGEYGVRQNAVPGLTYSLLIATGGMVLNVLIGVPIAYALARYDFYARDWINTFAILPLVPGLILGIAFIQTYPEHGRSSLGLLAGYCLLKSPYMVLTVQSSFQSMDLVRLEESARSLGASWPRTFLTVIVPHAKRGIVAGAIITWTLAAAEFNFTHKVASGSPDPFAMFLYRNIANNALYLQSAAAVSVYFLIVVAAIVVLQLLGKRGFSTAHQ, encoded by the coding sequence ATGACCGGGGACACGCCACCGCGAGCGGACGACGGCTCGAGCGCGGCCGAGAACGCGGACTCCACGGCCGCCGCGTCGACGACTCGTCTCGATGGCGGCTCGGCGACGGGGGCCCGGAACCGCCGCTGGTCACGGTCCGGCAGGGCCCTCTCGACGCTGTTCGGTCGGCCGATCGTCGCCGTCGTCGTCGCCGTCGTGACCGCGTTCCTGACGGTGCCGGTACTCGTCGCGTTCGTCTCTTCGTTCGCGGAGAGCGGCAGCGGCGTCCTGCCCACGGGGTTCGTCACGTTCGATCACTGGCGGAAGGTCCTCGGGTTCGGCGAGTACGGCGTCCGACAGAACGCGGTCCCCGGGCTGACCTACAGCCTCCTGATCGCGACCGGCGGGATGGTCCTGAACGTCCTGATCGGCGTCCCGATCGCGTACGCGCTCGCGCGGTACGACTTCTACGCCCGTGACTGGATCAACACGTTCGCGATCCTGCCGCTCGTGCCGGGGCTGATCCTCGGGATCGCCTTCATCCAGACGTACCCCGAACACGGCCGGTCGTCACTGGGACTGCTCGCCGGCTACTGTCTGCTCAAATCGCCCTACATGGTGTTGACCGTCCAAAGTTCCTTCCAGTCGATGGATCTGGTCCGCCTCGAGGAGAGCGCCCGATCGCTGGGAGCCTCGTGGCCGCGGACCTTCCTGACGGTCATCGTTCCGCACGCCAAGCGGGGGATCGTCGCCGGCGCGATCATCACCTGGACGCTCGCGGCTGCGGAGTTCAACTTCACGCACAAGGTCGCCAGCGGTAGCCCCGATCCGTTCGCGATGTTTCTCTATCGTAACATCGCGAACAACGCTTTGTACCTGCAGTCGGCCGCGGCGGTCTCGGTGTACTTCCTGATCGTCGTGGCCGCGATCGTCGTCCTGCAACTGCTCGGCAAGCGAGGCTTCTCGACCGCACACCAATGA
- a CDS encoding PH domain-containing protein gives MKLSQRAILARVLEQYDLGLFAMLSVLLTVLSDKSGTEAIISGLQSLVLVALFYGLFQLILQIGQWWNYELHLEDESIVVRSGIVRPKRRRIPFDRIQHSAVSTTTVSRLFGLAALKCETAGNPDEADVSVRYLEPEDAEALQQRIRSGADAASSQTPNRGRIFSFGTRTLVLYSVARLHLRTVLPAVLTGAAVLYFELESAASLRSIVVALFSDLLPLSSAVTLGLVATGGWLVGVVLAIERMAMFRLSAGDDSFRRRHGILRTIDADVSTDRIQVARIRSNPLHRIFGVVQVDVGTAGLSGVLPFGLQWPLAPLARRDVAWDLVERAAGTSQPTFQSLPAHARRRYVVRYCLMIIILTVVTAVAQQFVATIRVIPLWSCSVLFVFAPLAGHIAWTHRGYALLDDAIVVRYGFWTQRIYVVPTDNIQNLTISQSPFQKRVDLVSVRLDIASLPFLPGVPLPDISESVGGHLKRRFLETEPSSERSSEPTAT, from the coding sequence ATGAAACTGAGTCAGCGCGCTATTCTAGCCAGAGTACTCGAGCAGTATGACCTCGGATTGTTTGCGATGCTATCCGTGTTGCTGACGGTCCTCAGTGACAAGTCGGGTACCGAAGCAATTATTTCTGGCCTTCAGTCTCTGGTTCTGGTCGCCCTGTTTTATGGACTCTTCCAGCTTATTCTCCAGATCGGTCAGTGGTGGAACTACGAACTTCACTTAGAGGACGAGTCGATCGTCGTTCGTTCGGGGATCGTTCGCCCGAAGCGTCGGAGGATCCCATTCGACCGAATTCAGCACTCGGCGGTTTCGACGACCACAGTGAGCCGCTTGTTCGGACTTGCCGCGTTAAAGTGCGAAACCGCAGGAAACCCCGACGAAGCCGATGTTTCGGTTCGCTACCTTGAGCCCGAAGACGCCGAAGCACTTCAACAGCGGATACGCTCCGGTGCCGATGCAGCGTCATCACAGACACCGAACCGTGGTCGCATCTTCTCGTTCGGGACACGAACACTTGTCCTATACAGTGTGGCACGTCTCCACCTCCGGACGGTTCTCCCGGCCGTGTTAACGGGAGCAGCAGTGCTTTACTTCGAGCTAGAATCGGCAGCCAGCCTCCGATCGATTGTGGTCGCGCTCTTCTCGGATCTGCTACCGCTGTCCTCGGCAGTCACGCTGGGACTGGTTGCCACCGGCGGGTGGCTCGTCGGTGTCGTCCTCGCAATCGAACGGATGGCTATGTTTCGGCTCTCAGCGGGTGACGACTCGTTCCGACGACGCCACGGTATACTCAGAACAATCGATGCAGATGTCTCGACTGATCGGATTCAGGTCGCCCGCATCAGATCAAATCCGCTGCACCGAATTTTCGGGGTAGTACAGGTAGATGTCGGTACCGCTGGTCTCTCTGGAGTCCTTCCGTTCGGCTTACAGTGGCCGTTGGCACCACTCGCCCGGCGCGATGTCGCTTGGGACCTCGTTGAACGGGCCGCCGGGACTTCACAACCGACGTTTCAGTCCCTTCCCGCTCACGCGCGCCGACGATACGTTGTCAGGTACTGTCTCATGATCATCATACTGACCGTCGTAACGGCAGTTGCACAGCAATTCGTTGCGACGATCCGAGTAATTCCGCTCTGGTCGTGTAGTGTCCTCTTCGTGTTCGCTCCGCTCGCCGGCCATATCGCATGGACACATCGCGGGTACGCACTGCTCGACGACGCTATTGTCGTCCGGTACGGCTTCTGGACGCAACGGATCTATGTCGTTCCGACCGACAACATCCAGAATCTGACCATCTCACAGTCACCATTTCAGAAACGCGTTGACCTCGTCTCGGTACGCCTAGACATTGCGTCGCTGCCGTTCCTGCCTGGAGTTCCGCTCCCCGACATCAGCGAGTCAGTCGGAGGGCACCTCAAGCGACGATTTCTCGAGACCGAGCCATCAAGCGAACGGTCGTCGGAACCAACGGCCACTTAG